The Streptomyces bacillaris sequence CAGTTGTGGCGCAGCCGGCTGTGGCGGTTCGACGACAAGGCCTCCCCGTACGCGTACATCGCCCCGTTCTTCCTGGTCTTCGGGGCCTTCGGCCTCTACCCGCTCCTCTACACCGGCTGGATCGCCCTGCACCGGGTCTCGATGACCGGGCTGGACACCATGGAGTGGGTGGGGTGGGAGAACTTCGACAAGATCCTGCACGACCCGGAGTTCTGGACCTCGGTCAGCAACACCTTCCTGATCGGCGTCATCTCGACCGTCCCGCAGCTCCTGATGGCGCTGGGCCTGGCCCACCTGCTCAACTACCGCCTGCGCGCCAGCACGTTCTGGCGCACGATCATCCTCACGCCGTACGCGACCTCCGTCGCCTCCGCCGCCCTCGTCTTCGCCCTGGTCTTCCGGGCGGACGGCGGACTGCTCAACTGGACGCTCGGCCTGGTCGGCTTCGACCCGGTCAACTGGGCCAACGGACACTGGACTTCGAAGCTCGCGATCTCCATCATCGTGATCTGGCGGTGGACCGGCTACAACGCGCTGATCTACCTGGCGGCCATGCAGGCGGTCCCCAACGACCTCTACGAAGCGGCCTCGTTGGACGGCGCCTCGCGCTGGCAGCAGTTCCTCAAGGTGACCATCCCCTCGCTGCGGCCCACGATCCTGTTCACCATCGTCATCTCGACCATCGGGTCCATGCAGCTGTTCGGTGAGCCGCTGCTGCTGGAGGGCGGCGCGCTCGGCGCCACCGGCGGCAACGAGAACCAGTACGAGACGCTCAGCATCTACCTCTACAACTACGGCTGGAACCTCGGACATCTGGGCCCGGCGGCCGCCGTCGCCTGGGCGATGCTCGCGCTGCTGCTCCTCATCGCAGCCGTCAACTGGCTCATCGGCCGCGCCGCCCGCTCGTCCGACTCCGCGGTCCGAACGGGAGCGACCCGATGACCCTGACCAGCCCCACCCCCACCGCCCCCGCGAAGCGCGCACCGGCCCCGAAGAGCGCCGGGCCCGCCCGCCCGAGCCGCTTCCGGATGGGCGCCGGCCAGCAGCTGAAGGGCGGCCCGTTCGCCTACCTCGCGCTCGCCGTCGTCGGCTTCGGCTCGCTGCTCCCGCTCTACTGGACTCTGGTGGCGGCCTCCCGTACACAGGACGAAGTCCTCGCCTCCACTCCGCCGTTCCTGCCCGGCGGCAAGCTGGTGGAGAACCTCCAGACGGCCTGGGAGCAGGCCAACCTCGGCAAGGCGATCGTCAACAGCGTCATCGTCTCGTCGTCGATCACGGCGGCCACGCTCTTCTTCTGCACGCTCGCCGGGTACGCCTTCGCCAAGATGCGCTTCCGGGGCCGGGGGTGGCTGATGACCGCCGTCATCGCCACGCTCACGATCCCGCCGCAGCTCAGCGTCGTCCCGCTCTTCATGATGATGTCCGGCCTCGGCTGGGGCGGCCAGCTCGAGTCGGTGATCTTCCCGACGCTGGTGAGCGCGTTCGGCGTCTTCTTCATGCGCCAGTACCTGATCGAGGCGCTGCCGTACGAGCTCATCGAGGCGGCCAAGATCGACGGGGCGAACAACTTCCGCATCGTGGTGAGCGTGGTGCTGCCGGTGGCCCGCCCCGCGATGATGGTGCTCGGGATGCTCACCTTCGTCCAGGCGTGGAACGACTTCTTCTGGCCCTATCTCGCCCTCAACCAGCAGAACCCGACCCTTCAGGTGGCGCTCGGCCAGCTCAGCGCCTCGTACACCCCCGACCAGTCCATCGTCATGGCGGGCGCGCTGATCAGCACGCTGCCGCTGCTGGTGGTCTTCGTGGTCTTCGGCAAGAAGATCGTGGGCGGGATCATGTCGGGCGCGGTCAAGGGCTGACCCCGCCGGGCCGCAGCGGCCCCCTTTCCCCTCCACCCCACCCCATCACCCTCTTTGGGAGCGCTCCCACATGACAGCAGTACGACCGGACACGGTCCCGCAGCCGGCTGCGGCCTCCGCCGCCCCCGCCCCCTTCCCGACAGGCTTCGTCTGGGGCGCCGCCACGGCCGCGTACCAGGTGGAGGGGGCGGCCGCCGAGAACGGCCGCACGCCCTCGATCTGGGACACCTTCAGCCACACCCCCGGCAAGGTCCTGAACGGCGACACCGGGGACGTGGCCGCGGACCACTTCCACCGCTACCGCGACGATGTCGCCCTGATGAAGCGGCTCGGCCTCAAGGCGTACCGCTTCTCCGTCTCCTGGTCCCGCGTCCAGCCCACCGGCCGGGGCCCGGCCGTCGAACGCGGCCTGGACTTCTACCGCGCGCTCGTCGATGAACTCCTGGAGGCGGGCATCGAACCCGTCGCCACGCT is a genomic window containing:
- a CDS encoding carbohydrate ABC transporter permease; translation: MATSTPTRDAHVPPPRPPQKEPPSERRQLWRSRLWRFDDKASPYAYIAPFFLVFGAFGLYPLLYTGWIALHRVSMTGLDTMEWVGWENFDKILHDPEFWTSVSNTFLIGVISTVPQLLMALGLAHLLNYRLRASTFWRTIILTPYATSVASAALVFALVFRADGGLLNWTLGLVGFDPVNWANGHWTSKLAISIIVIWRWTGYNALIYLAAMQAVPNDLYEAASLDGASRWQQFLKVTIPSLRPTILFTIVISTIGSMQLFGEPLLLEGGALGATGGNENQYETLSIYLYNYGWNLGHLGPAAAVAWAMLALLLLIAAVNWLIGRAARSSDSAVRTGATR
- a CDS encoding carbohydrate ABC transporter permease, which codes for MTLTSPTPTAPAKRAPAPKSAGPARPSRFRMGAGQQLKGGPFAYLALAVVGFGSLLPLYWTLVAASRTQDEVLASTPPFLPGGKLVENLQTAWEQANLGKAIVNSVIVSSSITAATLFFCTLAGYAFAKMRFRGRGWLMTAVIATLTIPPQLSVVPLFMMMSGLGWGGQLESVIFPTLVSAFGVFFMRQYLIEALPYELIEAAKIDGANNFRIVVSVVLPVARPAMMVLGMLTFVQAWNDFFWPYLALNQQNPTLQVALGQLSASYTPDQSIVMAGALISTLPLLVVFVVFGKKIVGGIMSGAVKG